The sequence tatcaactaatgatataaaCCGGCGGATGCGGCCTCCAGAGGAATCCTTCCGAAACGACTCAAAACTCATTCTTTATGGTGGCACGGTCCAGAGTGGCTTTCTCAACCAAAAGAGAGCTGGCCAATGCATAAGGAGAACGAAGAAACAAATGAAGAAAAGGCTGTAGAAACAACTGCACTCGTAACCGAAGTCGATACAAAAGATATGCTCTGCTGATTTTCAAACTTCAAGAAACTCCAAAGAATTACCGCATACTGCCAACGCTTTATCGACAACTGCAAATCAGCTAGGGAACGGAAAATTCAGAATCTGAAAAGAGGTCCTCTTTCTGTTGAGGAGCTCAAAACGGCCAGATGTAAAATTATCTCAATGATGCAGGAGGCTGCATTTCCCGAAGAGTTAGGGGCATTGAAATCtggaaaaacattaaaaaacacCAACAAAATACTGTCATTGAACCCACAGCTTGATGGAAATGGATTGATTCGTGTTGGAGGCAGACTTCAGAAATCAGTCTTGGAAGAAGACCAAAAACATCCGATTCTTCTTCCAAAGGACCATGTGGTcaccaaaataataataagggATGCCCATATCGATACTATGCATGGAGGAACCCTTCTCACAACAAACTACATCAGGCAAACATATTGGATAGTTAGCGCAAAGTCCGTGGTTCAAGGCATCATAAGACAGTGCATGGTCTGTTTCAGACTAAGGAAGAGACTTTCCGGACAGTTGATGGGATCTCTTCCTAGTAAGCGAGTAACCCCATCGCCACCTTTCTCCTACACCGGAGTTGACTTCGTTGGGCCATTCCTGACACTTCCATCAAAAAGGCGTGGAAACACAGTGATGAAGTCATACATTGCATTGTTCATTTGTATGTGCACTAAGGCCATCCACTTGGAGCTAGTTAGTGACCTTTCAACGGATACCTTTCTTGCGGCTTATAAACGCTTTACGGCAAAAAGAGGACATTGCGTAGAAATAACCAGTGACAATGGCACCAATTTTGCAGGGGCGCACAAACATCTCGACAAAGATCTCGGAGAAGCGATCAAACAGGCAACTGAGACGGCTGCCGAACTACTTGCAAATGATGGTGTTAAAAATACGTTGCAAAAAAGTAGAGCTCTCCTTGAGCCACCTCTTTTCAGCCAATGCCATTTCACAACTGCTCGAAAAAGTGCAATAATATGTCACCCTATAAAAATCAGCGTCATGTTTTAAATTTCGACCGTTGGCGCTGAGGTCGACAAATTCCGATTCAAATTCAAACTCACATCCAACGGATTTCACATCGAAGCTTTATTCAGACAATTTTAACATCAGTCCCCCCAATTGGGGATATGTCTCCAATTGTCTTTAACATTAATTGTCTGGAAGTCTAAGCAGACATAATTTGTTAACCGGGCGCCTATATTGACCCGTTGCAGTACTCACGTCAACTACGCGTACTACTCCGTCCGATCCAGGATagatttttacgatttttcccCTACGCCAAGAATTCCGATCATGTTTGTTATCAATAATCACAACGAGATCATTGACTTGAATCTGACGATCATTTGACCACCATTTTGGTCGAAGGGCCAACACCGGAAGGTAATCATTAACCCAGTGGGTCCAAAAAATATCTGCCAACCGCTGGGAAGCGCGCCACTGTTTTCTCAACACGAGGTCGtcatctgaaaattttcccGGAGCCTGATAGGTGGCTTGGCGCAATAAGAGGAAATGGTTGGGCGTAAGTAATTCATCATTATCAGTAAGTTCCATTAATGGACGCCCATTAAGAATACTTTCCACTTCCGCAAATGCAGTGACCAATATTTCGGGTGTAGGAACGGAGGCCTTAAGAGTAGCTTCCAAGGAACGTTTTACGGAACGAATTAATCGTTCCCAAGCTCCACCCATATGCGGCGCGGATGGTGGATTATATTCCCATTCGATATTTCTCTTAGATAAATCCACACCAATACGATCTTGATCGATTTCTTTAAGCGCTTCCTTTAATTCCCGCTTAGCCCCTTTAAAATTAGTTCCGTTATCCGAAATAATTTGAACGGGGCTTCCACGCCTTGAAACGAATCTATGTATTGCCATGATACAAGAATCAGTCGTGAGTGATTCGCAAACCTCCAAATGAACCGCGCGGGTAGTCAAACATGTGAATATAGCTCCATATCGCTTTACTCGGCTACGGTTTAATTTGGTATCAATCGGTCCAAAAAAATCAAGGCCCGTATTTGTGAATGGATGTTGATACACATCCAAACGAGCAAGCGGCAATTGCCCCATCATAGGTTGGATAGTCTTAGCACGCCGTTTCTGACAGAATACACAATGGGCTTCTATCCATTTGAGAGTGCGACGTCCCCCAATAACATGATAAAGTGGCCTCATTTCGGCTAGGATATAACGTGATCCTACATGTCCTAGTCTCTTATGTTCTTCCTCCAGAAAAAGtttggtaaatttatttttcccacaAAGTATAAGAGGATTATTATAATTCGGCAATTCCCTGAGAGCCAACTTCTCTAGTCTTCCTTTCATCCTTATCAAACCATTGCTATCAATTTCTGGAGTCAAGCGAGATAATCGTCCCCCTCTTGTAAGAGGTTTTCCtttcttcaaaatttctatttccgAAGAAAAGGACTCGGCTTGTGACTGGCTTATCAGCAAGTTTCTTGCTTGATTGAGTTCATTTACTGTTAGGAAGTTTGTCCTCGTTTGAATCTTGCGTACACGATTTGCGAAACGTAGGACGTAAGCCATTGATCGAATCATGCGCCAAAAACTGGAGAATGAATTGAAATCTATCAATCGGTTATTCTCTGGTTTTTCGTCTATAACTACTTCTTCTGCTTGAACGACAGCAATTGGGACGATTGAACTTGATTCTATTGTAGGCCATGAGGCCTCTTTGTGCGACAAAAAATCAGGCCCTTTAAACCATCGTGACACAGGTGTTAAGTCTGTGGGTAAATCAAAGCGAGTTGCTTCATCAGCAACATTAAGCTTGGTAGGTACCCACTTCCACTCATCCTCTTGggtcaaattatttatttcggAAACCCTGTGACCTACAAAATCTTGGAACTTTTTGGGATCAGTTTGGATCCAAGATAGTACAGTACGTGAATCACTCCACAAATAAGTTTTGTTAATCTTTATTCCGACTTGTTGTCTCACTGTGCAAGCTAAACGGCTTCCCAAAACGGCAGCCTGCAATTCCAGACGTGGGATTGTGAGAGTCTTTGATGGTGGTGCTAATCTACTTTTACCCATGACAAATGTGACATGAATTTGGTCATCACCGAAACGCAAGTAAGCCACTGCAGCAAAGGCTGATGAGCTGGCATCACAGAAAATATGTAACTGGACTTGTTGCTCCCTAACATCTTTTGTTGCAAAGCAACGAGGAACCCGGACCTGATAGATCATGGATAGACCTACTACCCATTTTTTCCACTCTTTATGAGTGATCTCATCAATTTCTTCTGACCAATCAACCCCTTTATTACATACTTTCTGCATTATCATCTTGCCCCCTACAGTTAAGTGAACCAGCATTCCGAATGGATCGTAAATACTCATtacaatttgcaaaatttctctTCGAGTCGGTATTTTATCTCCTGACATCAATGTACCAGGGATTCTTGAAAAAGTTGTACGGAAAGTTAACACGTCTTCTTTAGGATCCCACCATATTCCCAACACCTTTTCAAACTGTTCGTCAGAGTTTAAGTCGAGTGTTGGTGATGAGGAGCAAAGATCTTTGGGCACATCTGACAAAATAGTCTGATCCGACGCAATGAAATTACGAATTACGAAACCCCCTTTGGAATGAATCTTAATCACTTGTTCAATAAGTTTCTTGGCTTGATCTGTGTCGTCACAAGACTCAAGCCAATCATCTACGTAATGCCGCTCAGTGATAGCTTCATATGCTTCAGGAAAGTCAGATCGGAACTCTTCAGCGTTCTTATTTTTAACATATGCAGCCAATGCCGGACTGCACGAAGCTCCAAATATAAGAACGCGCATCTTGTATTCCTGAATAGGCGCCCGATTATCTCTACCTCTCCATAATACACGCTGGTAATTTTGATCTAATTCCCTAACCAAAACTTGATGGAACATTTGTTCAATGTCCCCCGTGAAAGCATAATTTCCTCGACGAAATTTGAGCAACACTTCAGTTAAGGACGTCAATTGATCGGGACCCTTCAATAATTCAGTGTTCAGTGAAACCCCTTCTGATTTCGCCGCAGCATCCATTACAATTCTTAGTTTTCCAGGCTTACTCGGGTTTGTTACACCAAAATGGGGCAGATACCAGGTCTGCCCCGTCTCTAGACGTTGGTCCTCATTGGTCACCGGAACAAGATATTTCTTTGAAATATATTCTTCCATCTTACGACAATATGCTTCGGCATATTGACTATCTAAAACCATCTTTTTCTCTACATAATACAGTCGTTTCATTGCCATCGCTCTGGATGGTGGCATGTTAACTTGatcctaaataaataaataaatattgtatttatttcaatatttaatttcaagaaattataaCTTTAAGTAAACTTTCATTTCAAAGTTTTGTTAATTCACCTTTTTCCACAATAGGCCGACTTCAAATCTTCCCTCCTTTCGAACCACTGTTTGCTGCATCGAATCCAATGCCTTCTTATCTGCCCGGGCTCCTGATTGTGCTGTGGGAGCCATAACCCCAAAGTTCTCTGTAGAACTCGTGCTTTCCACCAAACTGATTAAACGTTCGGTGACACATGCTACCACCGGTTTCAGGTTACGACATCCATCTGATCCCGACACTACCCATCCGAGCTGGGTGCGACAGGCAAGCGGCTGTCGATTTCTTCTACCTTCAATTACTTCACCTGGCACTGTTAATTTCACATTGTCCTCGCCAATTATGAGTAATGGCTTCTCCTTCTTGAAGCTTGTTATAGGAATTGACTTCAAGTATGGATATTGCTTCTTAAGTTTTACAACGTCCAGCTCCGCAGGTCGGAGGTCAAGATGAGTTACTACATAAGCATCTTTAATCAACCATTTTCTATCTCTTTCTGATATACCCTTAATGTTGAAATCAacaacttttgcatttttgtcagTCACTACAGTGCCGTCAACCCATTCGATGGCCAACCCAATGCTTGGGCCATCCAACTCTAAATACTCTGCAACTTCCCGGTGCATCATAGTGATGGCAGAACCAGAATCTAGTAGCGCCAAAATGTTAAGTGATTTTCCTGTATGGTTTGAGACAGTGACAGGAATAATTCGCAGTAAAGTCTCGTTGCTGCCACATACAGCTACTTGCTTTGCCTTATCCAAATCATCAACCTTTTCATCCCTTTTTATCTCAGAAGTTACAACTTTACCTGAGAATAAACATTATACTTTCAGGATTGTCCCTTTCGTCCTTAGATCCattcaataataaaataattaaccctAAGGTGTAATTTATTATTTGAGCTAAGTGCTCATCCTAATAAGCATATCGAGCATAAAGCTCGTCCTTGATAAGACTATTTTGAGCTCAAGCTTGACCTAATTGAGTGATGCACTCATCCTAAAATTTGAGAGCAAGGCTCGTATTTATCGAGTGATACACTCGTCCTTACAACACTTCGAGCACAAGACTCGTCCTTATCGAGTTATTCACTCGTCCTTAAAACACTTCGAGCACAAGACTCGTCCTTATCGAGTGATACACTCGTCCTTATCGAGTTATTTACTCGTCCTTAAAACACTTCGAGCACTAGTCTCGTCCATATCGAGTGATACACTCGTCCCTTTAATTATATCGAGCATAAGCCCGACCCTTATAAATATCGAGCATAAGCTCGTCCATACAAAACATATCGAGCATAATGCTCATCTATAAAACACTTCAAGTGTAATGCTCATTGCTCTTTGTACAAAATGTGACATATGAACTTACTCGGTTTTATATCCACATGCAGAAGAAAATGATGTGTCCTTGTACATTCTGGTACTTGACATTGTTTCACCATCCTGCATTCCCGAATTTTGTGTCCAGATTTGAGACATCGGATGCAAAGCCCATTTGTCCTGACGAATTTAAATCTTTCATCAGTACTCATCTTTTTGAAACTAGGACAATCCTCAAGTCGATGAGCTTCTGCGCAGCGACTACAAGTCGATGGTTTCTTCGTCGATACTGAACCTACTTGACGCGTCTTCCGGAATTCCTTTGTCGTAGATGTGCGTTCATCTCTATCACTTTTTGGCCGGTCAGCTGTTACTTTGGAAATCCCGGCCAACCATTCCGAGAATTCAGGCAATCTCGCCTTCTCATTGTGGGTTATGTGAGACAACCACATCCACTTCAAATTTAAGGGCAATTTCTCTTCAAACTCATTGAGTAGTCGACGATCTTGGAGAGTAAGAATTGTCATCAATTCCATCCAGTGCTAAAACCAAGTTCTCTACAGCCGatgcaaattttataaaagtttgtcCATCTGTAGATTTCGGCCCTGGAACTGCTCTTGCCTTTTCTATGGCTGAGCGAGCTACTCTCTCGTCTCCCCCAAATTTTCTCTTCAAAATCTCAATAATTTTGTCCGCCTTGTCAGGTCTGGCGAGGAGAGAAATAACTGCATCTCTTGCGTCTCCCTCAAGACATTTTTGTAGTCTCAACACATTCTCATCTCCTTTATAACCTCCACTTTTAGTCGTACGTATGTAGCTGGAATAAAACAGTGGCCAGCTGGCAGGGTTTCCATTGAATTTTGGCAGTTTGTTGTCATCACCTTGACGACTCAATAGTTGAGCCATTTTGTCTGCAAATACGCTAATAGATGCCGTATCTGTACCAGATTTCTTCTCAACGGTGTCCTGCCTACGGGATGTCTCTTCTAGTAAATTCTCATCATCAAAGTCCTGCCCAGATTCATCCCAACTCGTCTTAGTTTGATTCCCAATAGACGGGATATCCGGTAAATCATAAATGTCATCTGCCAAAGCTGGCAACTCTCCTTCAAAGTCAGTCAATGGATTCTCATCAGATTTGCAGCTTTCATCATCCTCATCGAAATTCGCCTCGGTCTCAATAACTCTCTCAGTGTTCGTGAAATCCATCAACTTTTTCTCCTCAATTTCAATCAACGCCAAGGTCGCCATGGCTTCTTGTCTCCTTCTTTTCAATTGCTCCCTACGTACCTCAATCTCATCCGACTTTCGCTTTTTCTTGGCAGTCGACTGCAATCCCATTCCAACTCCTGAATCCATGATGTTGTTTCCTCACCCGGGGcaccaaatgttaaaaatacgTTGCAAAAAAGTAGAGCTCTCCTTGAGCCACCTCTTTTCAGCCAATGCCATTTCACAACTGCTCGAAAAAGTGCAATAATATGTCACCCTATAAAAATCAGCGTCATGTTTTAAATTTCGACCGTTGGCGCTGAGGTCGACAAATTCCGATTCAAATTCAAACTCACATCCAACGGATTTCACATCGAAGCTTTATTCAGACAATTTTAACAGATGGAGTTGCTCGGAAATTCATCCCGCCCGCAAGTCCCCACTTTGGGGGGTTATGGGAAGCTGGTGTTAAATCGGTCAAATCTCACTTAAAACGCGTCTTGGGTGATACACGACTCAGTTTTGAAGAGTTTTCTACAGTGTTAGCCCAAGTAGAAGCTCTTGTTAATTCACGTCCGATTGGAGAACTTTCAAGAGACCCATCAGACTATGAGGCGTTAACACCAGGCCATTTTTTGACGGGTAGACCACTTACTGCTCCACCAGAGCCACGTATCATGGAGGAAAATCCTCACGTAAGGTGGAAGACAGTCACAAAGTTACAACAAAGCTTATGGGATCGTTGGTCTAAAGAATACCTTCACCTACTCCAACAACGAAACAAATGGAGGAAAGAACAGGATAACCTTAAGGAAGGTGAATTAGTGCTCATTATGGAGGAAAACTTACCACCTTCAAAGTGGGCACTAGGAAGAATCACTAAACTACACCCGGGATCAGACGGGAAAGTCCGAGTTGTGACCGTGAAGTTCAGAGGACATGAAAAAGATCGCCCAGTCCACAAGCTCTGCCAATTACCCATGAATGTCTACGAtcaaaagccagtgataagcctagatcagcttataaaggtgcgattccttcattgcaaattcggattgtggcaaactcgaacgatatttatacataaataatgcaaatttcgtttaataattcttaaactgaatgtaacttattatcgttattgataaggcaaattggatgagaaatccaTAAAAgcatctgaaaatctttaaagtcgattatctcggaaactgtgagagataaagccctcaaactttacatccgtttagagcctcctacaggcctgagatgtgcaaaatttcatttgaaaatgagcaaaattggccgagaaatgcataaaaatgtctgaaaatctttaaagtcgattatctcggaaactgtgagagatagagccctcaaactttacatccgtttaaagcctcctacaggcttgagatgtgcaaaatttcatttgaaaatgagcaaaattggacgagaaatgcataaaaatgtctgaaaatctttaaagtcgattatctcggaaactatgagagatagagccctcaaactttacacccgtttagagcctcctacaggcttgagatgtgcaaaatttcatttgaaaatgagaaaaaattgtatgagaaatgcataaaaatatctgaaaatctttaatgtcgattatctcagaaactgTGAGAGATAGAGcgctcaaactttacatccgtttataGCCTCCTACAGGCCTGagatgtacaaaatttcatttgaaaatgagaaaaaattgtatgagaaatgcaaaaaaatgtctgaaaatctttaaagtcgattatctcggaaactatgagagatagagcccTCAAACTTGACATCCGTTTAAAGCCTCCTACACGCTTGANNNNNNNNNNNNNNNNNNNNNNNNNNNNNNNNNNNNNNNNNNNNNNNNNNNNNNNNNNNNNNNNNNNNNNNNNNNNNNNNNNNNNNNNNNNNNNNNNNNNNNNNNNNNNNNNNNNNNNNNNNNNNNNNNNNNNNNNNNNNNNNNNNNNNNNNNNNNNNNNNNNNNNNNNNNNNNNNNNNNNNNNNNNNNNNNNNNNNNNNNNNNNNNNNNNNNNNNNNNNNNNNNNNNNNNNNNNNNNNNNNNNNNNNNNNNNNNNNNNNNNNNNNNNNNNNNNNNNNNNNNNNNNNNNNNNNNNNNNNNNNNNNNNNNNNNNNNNNNNNNNNNNNNNNNNNNNNNNNNNNNNNNNNNNNNNNNNNNNNNNNNNNNNNNNNNNNNNNNNNNNNNNNNNNNNNNNNNNNNNNNNNNNNNNNNNNNNNNNNNNNNNNNNNNNNNNNNNNNNNNNNNNNNNNNNNNNNNNNNNNNNNNNNNNNNNNNNNNNNNNNNNNNNNNNNNNNNNNNNNAACGAAGACTCTCCTTCAGGATCCAATTATAATACGAAGAACAGTTCAACAGAGGCACCAACCAATACAACAGACAAGGAAGAAAAACCTAGAGAATCTAAGAGACTCAGAAATAAGAAAGCTTTTTCAGCACTCACTAATCCAAAGAAGAAGACAAGAATTGCCCCTTGCACATGAGCTACAACGATACTTCATGCAGTGCTTATGTTTTTCATGCTGTTCAGCACTATTTTAGCTTCGTCTAACAACCCAGACACACCCAACATCCAAGTTTTTATTCCAGAACCGGGACTTTACATTGAGAGATGGGGATTGCACGTCTACAACGTGGGAATCTTCAAGTGGAAATCACATATACAACAGCTGAATTTCAAAGAGATCAAGAACTAATCAACGCAATCTGGGACAAGATGTCATTGGCCTGCAAAACGGCAAGCGAAGCCGTGCCGGACGCTGATACTACTTGCACACATAACATCAATCACCTCCAACATAAGAGGGATTATTTACTTGAGGAAATCAACCGTATATCAGAAAACAAGGTGTACGCAAAAAACGTGGATTACTTGGCCAAGCAGTGACATATCTCTTTGGGGTTAATGATCAAGTATATGCAAGCATTGATCAACTCAAGAAGAGACAGGAAGACACACAGAAGCTGATCAAGCAACAATCATTGATGCTGAGTACAAAGGTGGATCTGTCCAACACCATTGAATAGACAGTGGCAGAGCTGTTAGGatttatcttagaattttgAGAGGGTTTACCTAGGAATTCCGGTGAAGAGAGCGCCTATGACGCTCTACAgtcactgggggacaaaattctaataattagaGCGCCTTCTTAAAGGCAGCTCTTTCTTAAAAGAACTTGGGAGGATTCCTTGCATGAGAAGACTTAGTGAAAAGACAAAGTTTTTGCCTTACTTACTTGTCCTTTCCACTACTGCATCACTCTTGTGAGCTTCTATGCATAAGCCGTAGCTAGATTCCATGGAAAAGACGCGACTGATTTATTTTCCCacaaatcaattatttatattacaatACTTTCTTAATTCTAAAGAGGTGGGAGAAAGTACAAATTTTGATGCACGCCTACTGCAACTTGGGggaaatgtgacaaaatataATGAGCAAGCAAATTTCTTCCCCTACTTTGCAAGTACATTGTACGTTCTTCCACAATTGCCCTATATTCTTCCAAATATAAACAATGAGAAGTTAGTATGATTTATCAacttttagaaagaaataataaaaagaaaaggattaaatatattataaaaaattattcatgttCACAGTCGTGAACATCTTGGGCCGGCGGCGCCCTGGATGATGCTTCTTGGAATCTATTGTGTAGCAATCGCCTGAACCTCTCAGATAATGTTACCTCCTCTAGTTCAGGTTGGTCTTCGTTCGGTAGCTCTCTACGACAGCATCGTAACCACATTCTCCTCGTTGTCCATGCCACCAACAGGATGATAGGTACGATGATGGAGACCGGTATGGTAAAACTTGGTCCCATAACCCAATTGTGGTGTGTGTTGACAATCACCTCTGGAATATGAGCAGTTGTAATTGGCTCAAATGACTTCAGGGGTTGTGGATTTTGAATCTTTATTTTCGCAGCGGTACGATCTGCTTCAAGCAGAGTAAAATCCATTCGTTTCACAAAGCTAGATGAAACCTTAGTTGTAGATTCAATGCTTGCACGTAGACTCATAGTGCCTGATTCAATAGCACATCCacccaaaatttttatgatgccAACATTCTCGATGACATGTTCATCTCTTATCCCTTGGCATATTATAGCAATGGACTCTGGTTGACTACTGATAAAGAGCCAAACATTGTTCATAGTCAATTTTTTGCACAATATGCCTTTCAGATCGATCAAAGTAGCTTTGCAGGATTTCTTGGGATATCTGTTGTAGATCTGATCAATAACACAAGTAGGTCGCTCCTTCAGATCATGTACTGCATGAGGGGCACATACGTATCCTGACTGCAAATCATGAGTGCAACCTTCATGACGAAATTCAAAGAACGTCTGGCTGTTAAAATCAACAGCAATTGTCTCTGACTCTAGATCAGGTGTAAGAAAACTCCCATTAATGAGACGCATTGGAACAGGTGTTATGTGGAGCACCTTATACCTCTGTTTCTCCAGAATGTAAAGCTTCCCAAAGATTTGTATAGAATCTGCATTGATTGTGAAGTCAACCTTGGACCCTACTATCTCAACCACTTGATAATCGGACCCTATTCCATCTAAAGTTCTCCTGATAGTTTCATTTAAAGTTTTGCGTGAGGCAAAATCTAAGATGTTGCCCCTTCCAGTTCTTGCTCTCATCAATCTCTCATAAAACTCATCTAATTCTTCAAGATAATCACTCGCGGACGTATACATTGCCAAAACTTCCAGTCTTACCCTATTATGATCCATAACCACATTCCAAGCTCGTAGTTCCTCTGTGAGTTGAATCACCTGGTTCATCTTCTGCGTATATTGTGACATCTTGGCATTGATTTGTTCTATCGCGTGATCAACCTTGGCGC comes from Phlebotomus papatasi isolate M1 chromosome 4, Ppap_2.1, whole genome shotgun sequence and encodes:
- the LOC129808518 gene encoding uncharacterized protein LOC129808518; this translates as MPPSRAMAMKRLYYVEKKMVLDSQYAEAYCRKMEEYISKKYLVPVTNEDQRLETGQTWYLPHFGVTNPSKPGKLRIVMDAAAKSEGVSLNTELLKGPDQLTSLTEVLLKFRRGNYAFTGDIEQMFHQVLVRELDQNYQRVLWRGRDNRAPIQEYKMRVLIFGASCSPALAAYVKNKNAEEFRSDFPEAYEAITERHYVDDWLESCDDTDQAKKLIEQVIKIHSKGGFVIRNFIASDQTILSDVPKDLCSSSPTLDLNSDEQFEKVLGIWWDPKEDVLTFRTTFSRIPGTLMSGDKIPTRREILQIVMSIYDPFGMLVHLTVGGKMIMQKVCNKGVDWSEEIDEITHKEWKKWVVGLSMIYQVRVPRCFATKDVREQQVQLHIFCDASSSAFAAVAYLRFGDDQIHVTFVMGKSRLAPPSKTLTIPRLELQAAVLGSRLACTVRQQVGIKINKTYLWSDSRTVLSWIQTDPKKFQDFVGHRVSEINNLTQEDEWKWVPTKLNVADEATRFDLPTDLTPVSRWFKGPDFLSHKEASWPTIESSSIVPIAVVQAEEVVIDEKPENNRLIDFNSFSSFWRMIRSMAYVLRFANRVRKIQTRTNFLTVNELNQARNLLISQSQAESFSSEIEILKKGKPLTRGGRLSRLTPEIDSNGLIRMKGRLEKLALRELPNYNNPLILCGKNKFTKLFLEEEHKRLGHVGSRYILAEMRPLYHVIGGRRTLKWIEAHCVFCQKRRAKTIQPMMGQLPLARLDVYQHPFTNTGLDFFGPIDTKLNRSRVKRYGAIFTCLTTRAVHLEVCESLTTDSCIMAIHRFVSRRGSPVQIISDNGTNFKGAKRELKEALKEIDQDRIGVDLSKRNIEWEYNPPSAPHMGGAWERLIRSVKRSLEATLKASVPTPEILVTAFAEVESILNGRPLMELTDNDELLTPNHFLLLRQATYQAPGKFSDDDLVLRKQWRASQRLADIFWTHWVNDYLPVLALRPKWWSNDRQIQVNDLVVIIDNKHDRNSWRRGKIVKIYPGSDGVVRVVDVSTATGQYRRPVNKLCLLRLPDN
- the LOC129808520 gene encoding uncharacterized protein LOC129808520 → MDSGVGMGLQSTAKKKRKSDEIEVRREQLKRRRQEAMATLALIEIEEKKLMDFTNTERVIETEANFDEDDESCKSDENPLTDFEGELPALADDIYDLPDIPSIGNQTKTSWDESGQDFDDENLLEETSRRQDTVEKKSGTDTASISVFADKMAQLLSRQGDDNKLPKFNGNPASWPLFYSSYIRTTKSGGYKGDENVLRLQKCLEGDARDAVISLLARPDKADKIIEILKRKFGGDERVARSAIEKHWMELMTILTLQDRRLLNEFEEKLPLNLKWMWLSHITHNEKARLPEFSEWLAGISKVTADRPKSDRDERTSTTKEFRKTRQVGSVSTKKPSTCSRCAEAHRLEDCPSFKKMSTDERFKFVRTNGLCIRCLKSGHKIRECRMVKQCQVPECTRTHHFLLHVDIKPSKVVTSEIKRDEKVDDLDKAKQVAVCGSNETLLRIIPVTVSNHTGKSLNILALLDSGSAITMMHREVAEYLELDGPSIGLAIEWVDGTVVTDKNAKVVDFNIKGISERDRKWLIKDAYVVTHLDLRPAELDVVKLKKQYPYLKSIPITSFKKEKPLLIIGEDNVKLTVPGEVIEGRRNRQPLACRTQLGWVVSGSDGCRNLKPVVACVTERLISLVESTSSTENFGVMAPTAQSGARADKKALDSMQQTVVRKEGRFEVGLLWKKVN